A genomic window from Parasteatoda tepidariorum isolate YZ-2023 chromosome 10, CAS_Ptep_4.0, whole genome shotgun sequence includes:
- the LOC107444267 gene encoding uncharacterized protein codes for MKCFIFTVLLISVVILVTVQGQRGGPGGRGPPGGQGGPGGRGPPGGPGGRGGPGGPGGHGGPGGHGGPGGHGGPGKMSMIMLPMFPECAPYGKLMYDMFKEMRNNNEIGPEQCQSGNHTICMSEDVEKVRCAVTEPMPQECVDKIMKFVEGNSCNGAEV; via the exons ATGAAGTGTTTCATATTTACCGTTTTATTGATCTCTGTGGTTATCCTTGTAACTGTACAAGGTCAACGTGGCGGTCCTGGTGGTAGAGGGCCTCCGGGAGGTCAAGGAGGTCCTGGTGGTAGAGGTCCTCCAGGAGGCCCTGGTGGTCGAGGAGGACCTGGGGGTCCAGGAGGCCATGGTGGTCCGGGAGGCCATGGTGGTCCGGGGGGCCATGGTGGTCCAGGGAAAATGTCAATGATCATGCTACCCATGTTTCCAGAGTGTGCACCTTATGGTAAATTAATGTACGATATGTTTAAAG aaatgcgGAATAATAACGAAATTGGACCAGAACAATGTCAGTCAGGAAATCATACA aTATGCATGTCTGAAGATGTGGAAAAGGTTCGCTGTGCAGTAACTGAGCCAATGCCACAAGAATGTGTGGATAAGATTATGAAGTTCGTAGAAGGAAATTCATGTAACGGAGCCGAAGTTTGA